One part of the Thermococcus litoralis DSM 5473 genome encodes these proteins:
- the galT gene encoding galactose-1-phosphate uridylyltransferase, whose translation MRELRFNPLTGQWIMVSAVRRNRPWRPRDFCPFCPGSEETGYGWEVLLLPNRFPMLSFDAPKPEQEEFYTKARAIGQCSVIVETPEHELRDLDELPKEQMIKVVELWKEATAKLMENPRVAYLAIFRNKGEEIGVSLTHPHGQLYAFPFIPLKARLKIENSRNYYHRFGECLFCRILEEEAKGERAIYENESFIAFMPFFASWPFEIHVYPKRHVQYLTQLNSKETRDLADVLQVVTGSLNEVLERDMPYTMMIFQAPFKGKYPFYHLHIEFYPILRDNGKVKYTAGIELGTWEFTYDGVPEENARKLREACKRVVKRLNAEGRCF comes from the coding sequence ATGAGAGAGCTGAGGTTTAACCCTTTAACCGGGCAGTGGATAATGGTTTCCGCCGTTAGGAGGAACCGCCCTTGGAGGCCTAGAGACTTTTGTCCTTTCTGTCCTGGAAGTGAAGAGACGGGTTACGGCTGGGAGGTTCTTCTTTTACCGAATAGATTCCCCATGCTGTCTTTTGATGCTCCAAAGCCGGAGCAGGAGGAATTTTACACAAAAGCTAGAGCCATCGGGCAGTGCAGTGTTATAGTAGAAACCCCCGAACACGAACTGAGGGATCTCGACGAGCTTCCGAAGGAGCAGATGATAAAAGTCGTAGAGCTGTGGAAAGAGGCAACTGCCAAGCTCATGGAAAACCCCAGAGTGGCTTATCTCGCAATCTTTCGCAACAAAGGGGAAGAGATAGGGGTTAGCCTAACTCACCCTCACGGTCAGCTCTATGCGTTTCCCTTTATCCCGCTCAAGGCTAGATTGAAAATCGAAAACTCAAGGAACTACTACCACCGTTTTGGAGAATGTCTATTTTGTAGAATACTTGAAGAAGAGGCTAAAGGAGAGAGAGCTATCTATGAAAACGAAAGCTTCATTGCGTTCATGCCCTTCTTCGCCAGCTGGCCTTTTGAAATCCATGTGTATCCAAAGAGGCATGTTCAGTATTTAACTCAGCTTAACAGCAAAGAGACGAGAGATTTAGCCGATGTGCTTCAAGTTGTTACTGGAAGCCTAAATGAAGTCTTAGAGAGAGACATGCCCTACACGATGATGATCTTCCAGGCACCGTTTAAAGGGAAATACCCCTTCTACCACCTGCACATCGAGTTCTACCCAATCCTAAGGGACAACGGAAAGGTCAAATATACTGCCGGTATTGAATTGGGCACATGGGAATTCACTTATGATGGAGTTCCAGAAGAGAACGCGAGAAAGCTCAGAGAAGCCTGCAAAAGAGTTGTAAAAAGGCTAAACGCAGAGGGCAGGTGTTTTTAG
- a CDS encoding glycoside hydrolase family 1 protein: MFPEKFLFGTSTAAHQVEGDNRWNDWWYYEEIGKLPYKSGKACNHWGLYREDIELMAQLGYNAYRFSIEWSRLFPEEGKFNEDAFNRYREIIELLLEKGITPNVTLHHFTSPLWFMRKGGFLKEENLKYWEKYVDKAAELLKGVKLVATFNEPMVYVMMGYLTAYWPPFVKSPFKAFKVAANLLKAHAMAYDILHGNFDVGIVKNIPIMLPASNREKDIKAAQKADNLFNWNFLDAIWSGKYKGAFGTYKTPESDVDFIGINYYTASEVRHSWNPLKFFFDAKLADLSERKTDMGWSVYPKGIYEAIAKVSRYGKPMYITENGIATLEDEWRIEFIIQHLQYVHKALNDGFDLRGYFYWSFMDNYEWAEGFRPRFGLVEVDYTTFERRPRKSGYVYGEIAREKKIKDELLAKYGLPEL; the protein is encoded by the coding sequence ATGTTCCCGGAGAAGTTTTTGTTTGGGACTTCTACTGCCGCTCACCAGGTTGAAGGCGATAATAGGTGGAACGACTGGTGGTATTATGAGGAGATAGGCAAGCTTCCCTATAAATCCGGTAAAGCCTGCAACCACTGGGGGCTTTACAGGGAGGATATAGAGCTAATGGCCCAGCTCGGCTACAACGCCTACCGCTTTTCGATAGAGTGGAGCCGTCTCTTCCCGGAAGAGGGGAAGTTCAACGAGGATGCCTTCAACCGCTACCGGGAGATCATTGAGCTCCTGCTTGAGAAGGGGATCACACCAAACGTTACCCTGCATCACTTCACGTCACCCCTGTGGTTTATGCGGAAGGGAGGCTTTTTGAAGGAAGAGAATCTCAAATACTGGGAGAAGTACGTTGATAAAGCCGCAGAGCTCCTCAAGGGAGTCAAGCTTGTAGCTACATTCAACGAGCCGATGGTTTATGTCATGATGGGTTACCTCACGGCATACTGGCCGCCCTTCGTCAAGAGCCCCTTTAAGGCCTTCAAAGTTGCTGCAAACCTCCTTAAGGCCCATGCAATGGCATATGATATCCTCCATGGTAACTTTGATGTAGGAATAGTTAAAAACATCCCCATAATGCTCCCTGCAAGCAACAGAGAGAAAGACATAAAGGCTGCTCAAAAGGCAGATAACCTCTTTAACTGGAACTTTCTTGATGCAATATGGAGCGGAAAATATAAAGGAGCTTTTGGAACTTACAAAACTCCAGAAAGCGATGTGGACTTCATAGGAATAAACTACTATACAGCCAGCGAGGTAAGGCATAGCTGGAATCCGCTAAAGTTTTTCTTCGATGCTAAGCTTGCAGACTTAAGCGAGAGAAAAACAGATATGGGTTGGAGTGTCTATCCAAAGGGCATATACGAAGCTATAGCAAAGGTTTCACGCTACGGAAAGCCAATGTACATCACGGAAAACGGGATAGCTACCTTAGAGGATGAGTGGAGGATAGAATTTATCATTCAGCACCTCCAGTACGTTCACAAAGCCTTAAACGATGGTTTTGACTTGAGAGGCTACTTCTATTGGTCTTTTATGGACAATTATGAGTGGGCTGAGGGTTTTAGACCACGCTTTGGGCTGGTCGAGGTGGACTACACGACCTTTGAGAGGAGACCGAGAAAGAGCGGTTACGTATATGGAGAGATTGCAAGGGAAAAGAAAATAAAAGAC